One window of Methylococcus sp. EFPC2 genomic DNA carries:
- a CDS encoding DUF2726 domain-containing protein, whose amino-acid sequence MTWFIFAAVAAMILLPLLLKTWSRHGARIVRNPYHKRAHLFSADDRAFHPVLKEAMGNDYEIFGKIPVADIVLAKKIAGRGHGRSSFNPLAGRYFDFVLCDKKSLAVLCAIVLYDKTNPARQAEQGDPLKRICEAVSLPLVVIHVKAEYAADEVREKLRQAMTQEPFYLIESSGRKEPRISSLDNMDI is encoded by the coding sequence ATGACCTGGTTTATCTTCGCGGCCGTTGCCGCAATGATCCTGCTGCCCTTGTTGCTGAAAACGTGGTCGCGTCATGGCGCGCGCATCGTGCGTAACCCTTACCACAAGCGCGCCCATTTGTTCTCGGCGGATGACCGGGCATTCCACCCGGTGCTCAAGGAGGCCATGGGCAACGATTACGAAATTTTCGGCAAGATACCGGTGGCGGATATTGTGCTGGCGAAGAAAATCGCCGGTCGGGGCCATGGCCGTTCGAGCTTTAACCCGCTGGCGGGACGCTACTTCGATTTCGTGCTGTGCGACAAGAAAAGCTTGGCAGTGCTGTGTGCCATCGTGTTGTACGATAAAACCAACCCGGCCCGGCAGGCCGAGCAGGGCGATCCGCTCAAGCGGATCTGCGAGGCCGTGTCCCTGCCGCTCGTGGTTATCCACGTCAAGGCCGAGTATGCCGCCGACGAAGTTCGCGAAAAACTGCGCCAGGCTATGACCCAGGAGCCCTTCTATCTGATCGAATCCAGCGGACGCAAGGAGCCCCGCATCTCCAGTCTAGATAACATGGATATATGA
- a CDS encoding YggS family pyridoxal phosphate-dependent enzyme: MTTTTTLESRLAAVRQRITDAETRAGRPAGSVRLIAVSKTHPAEAIAEAYRLGQRDFGENYLQEALDKQAALDEPGIVWHFIGPIQSNKTRPIAEHFDWVHSVDRLKVAERLDAQRPADKPPLNICLQVNVSGEASKSGVDFAELPALAQSISGLPHLRLRGLMTIPAPTVDPAAQHAAFRALRQAMEDLALDDLDTLSMGMSDDLEVAVAEGATLVRIGTAIFGARARPLG; encoded by the coding sequence ATGACAACGACGACCACACTCGAGAGCCGGCTGGCCGCCGTGCGCCAACGCATCACCGACGCCGAAACCCGAGCCGGACGTCCGGCCGGCTCGGTCCGCCTGATCGCCGTCAGCAAGACTCATCCGGCGGAGGCGATCGCCGAGGCTTATCGCCTGGGACAGCGCGATTTCGGCGAAAACTATCTGCAGGAAGCCCTGGACAAACAAGCCGCGCTCGACGAACCGGGCATCGTCTGGCATTTCATAGGGCCCATCCAGTCCAACAAGACCCGCCCCATCGCCGAGCACTTCGATTGGGTGCATAGCGTCGACCGGCTCAAGGTGGCGGAACGCCTCGACGCGCAACGGCCGGCCGACAAGCCGCCCCTCAATATCTGCCTACAAGTCAATGTCAGCGGTGAAGCCAGCAAATCCGGGGTCGATTTCGCCGAGTTGCCGGCCCTGGCCCAATCCATTAGTGGCCTGCCCCACTTGCGTCTGCGCGGCCTGATGACCATTCCCGCCCCCACTGTAGATCCCGCAGCACAGCACGCTGCATTCCGGGCCCTACGGCAGGCGATGGAAGATCTGGCGCTCGACGATCTGGATACGCTGTCCATGGGCATGTCGGACGATCTCGAAGTCGCCGTCGCCGAAGGTGCGACCCTTGTGCGCATAGGTACCGCCATCTTCGGCGCCCGGGCCAGACCGCTGGGTTAA
- a CDS encoding PilT/PilU family type 4a pilus ATPase, with product MEFQSLLMLMAHKKASDLFIIPGKEPCLKVDGAIQPIASTKLSADQAKQLIYSIMSQRQIDEFENTKECNFAIAAEGLGRFRVSAYIQRDTPGVVLRRIETHIPTVEDLNLPPILNELSMTKRGLILFVGATGTGKSTSLAAMVKYRNEHSSGHIITIEDPLEYVHPHAGCIVSQREVGIDTESYEVALKNTLRQAPNVILIGEIRTRETMQQAITFAETGHLCLSTLHANNANQALDRILHFFPEDMHPQLFMDLSLNMRAIVAQQLIKRADGKGRYPAIEILINTPLASDLIRKGEVHKLKELMKQSREQGMLTFDQALYDLYKAGKITYEDALHSADSKNEVRLMIKLGEEGGIEKYSGQHDKMFVVDD from the coding sequence ATGGAATTCCAATCCCTGCTCATGCTCATGGCGCACAAGAAGGCGTCGGACCTGTTCATCATTCCCGGCAAGGAGCCCTGCCTCAAGGTCGACGGGGCCATACAGCCGATTGCGAGCACCAAGCTCAGTGCCGATCAGGCCAAGCAGCTGATCTACAGCATCATGAGTCAACGCCAGATCGACGAGTTCGAAAACACCAAGGAATGCAATTTTGCCATCGCGGCCGAAGGTTTGGGGCGTTTCCGCGTCAGCGCCTACATCCAGCGCGACACGCCCGGCGTCGTCCTGCGCCGCATCGAGACCCACATTCCCACCGTCGAGGACTTGAACCTGCCGCCCATCCTCAACGAGTTGTCGATGACCAAGCGTGGTCTGATCCTCTTCGTCGGCGCCACCGGCACCGGTAAATCGACCTCGCTGGCCGCCATGGTCAAATACCGCAACGAGCATTCCTCCGGCCATATCATCACCATCGAGGATCCACTGGAATACGTGCATCCGCACGCCGGCTGTATCGTCAGCCAGCGCGAGGTGGGCATAGACACGGAATCCTACGAGGTGGCGCTGAAAAACACGCTGCGACAAGCTCCCAATGTCATCCTGATCGGCGAAATCCGCACCCGCGAAACCATGCAGCAGGCCATCACCTTCGCCGAGACGGGCCATCTGTGCCTCAGCACGCTGCACGCCAACAACGCCAACCAGGCGCTGGACCGCATCCTGCACTTTTTCCCGGAGGACATGCATCCCCAGTTGTTCATGGACCTGTCCCTGAATATGCGGGCCATCGTCGCTCAGCAGCTCATCAAGCGGGCCGACGGCAAGGGGCGTTATCCGGCGATCGAGATCCTCATCAATACGCCGCTGGCCTCCGACCTGATCCGCAAGGGCGAGGTTCACAAGCTCAAGGAGTTGATGAAACAATCGCGCGAACAAGGTATGTTGACCTTCGATCAGGCGCTATACGACCTGTACAAGGCAGGCAAGATCACCTACGAAGACGCGCTCCACTCGGCCGATTCCAAGAACGAAGTACGCCTGATGATCAAGCTGGGCGAGGAAGGCGGCATCGAAAAATACTCCGGCCAGCACGACAAAATGTTCGTGGTCGACGACTGA
- a CDS encoding type IV pilus twitching motility protein PilT, with product MDIAELLAFSVKNGASDLHLSSGLPPMIRVDGDIRRINVPPLEHKEVHALIYDIMNDKQRRDYEEFFETDFSFDLPGVARFRVNAFNQDRGAAGVFRTIPSKVLTLEELNCPQFFQDVTRHPRGLILVTGPTGSGKSTTLAAMIDYINSNDYSHILTIEDPIEFVHQSKKSLINQREVHRDTLGFNEALRSALREDPDIILVGEMRDLETIRLALTAAETGHLVFGTLHTTSAAKTIDRIIDVFPAAEKSMIRSMLSESLQAVIAQTLLKKVAGGRTAAWEIMVGTPAIRNLIREDKVAQMYSAIQTGRKDGMQTLDQHLTELVEKGVVARQTARTRAVNKAAF from the coding sequence ATGGATATCGCCGAACTGCTCGCCTTTTCCGTCAAGAACGGGGCCTCCGACTTGCATCTCTCTTCCGGCCTGCCGCCCATGATACGTGTGGACGGCGATATTCGGCGCATCAACGTGCCGCCGCTGGAGCACAAGGAAGTACATGCCTTGATCTACGACATCATGAACGACAAGCAACGCCGCGATTACGAGGAGTTCTTCGAAACCGACTTTTCCTTCGACCTGCCCGGCGTGGCGCGCTTTCGCGTCAATGCCTTCAACCAGGATCGCGGCGCGGCGGGGGTATTCCGTACCATTCCGTCCAAGGTGCTGACCTTGGAAGAGTTGAACTGCCCGCAGTTCTTCCAGGATGTCACCCGTCATCCGCGCGGCCTGATCCTGGTGACCGGCCCCACCGGTTCGGGCAAGTCGACCACGCTGGCGGCGATGATCGACTACATCAACAGCAACGACTATTCGCATATCCTCACCATCGAGGACCCCATCGAGTTCGTGCATCAGAGCAAGAAATCGCTGATCAACCAGCGCGAGGTTCATCGCGACACCCTGGGGTTCAACGAAGCGCTCCGGTCGGCCCTGCGCGAAGACCCCGATATCATCCTGGTAGGCGAAATGCGCGACCTGGAAACCATACGCCTGGCGCTAACCGCGGCGGAAACCGGCCATCTCGTATTCGGCACCCTGCACACGACCTCGGCGGCCAAGACCATAGACCGCATCATCGACGTGTTCCCCGCCGCCGAAAAAAGCATGATACGTTCCATGCTGTCGGAGTCCCTGCAGGCCGTCATCGCCCAGACCCTGCTGAAAAAGGTGGCCGGCGGCCGCACCGCGGCCTGGGAGATCATGGTCGGCACGCCTGCCATCCGCAATCTGATACGCGAAGACAAGGTCGCGCAGATGTATTCCGCCATACAGACCGGCCGCAAGGACGGCATGCAAACCCTGGATCAGCACCTCACCGAGCTCGTCGAAAAAGGCGTCGTCGCGCGTCAGACCGCCCGCACCCGGGCCGTCAACAAGGCCGCCTTCTGA
- a CDS encoding LysR family transcriptional regulator, which translates to MNITLRQLKVFERVARRLSFTRAAEELYLTQPAVSMQIKQFEEMVGLPLFERLGKKIYLTQAGEEIYRISRNISVQLDEAEQLIEALKGTEGGKLVVAVASTVHYFAIRLLADFCRSYPKVQVSFKVTNRKGLLRLLEDNEADIVLMGQPPEDQDLLAEPFMENPLVVIAPPDHPLAGRRDIALEELKHETFLMREQGSGTRTSLERFLAEQGFNIANSMEMNTNGAIKQGVEVGLGLGIVSVHTVDRELEDGRVIILDVQSFPILRQWYIVQRAGKRPSIVSKEFADFVRKEGSRFVRVHLDGNKPMLNGELPAS; encoded by the coding sequence ATGAACATCACCCTGCGCCAACTGAAAGTCTTCGAACGGGTCGCCCGGCGTTTGAGCTTCACCCGTGCCGCCGAGGAGCTCTACCTCACGCAGCCGGCGGTGTCCATGCAGATCAAGCAGTTCGAGGAAATGGTCGGCCTGCCACTGTTCGAGCGGCTGGGTAAGAAGATCTATCTGACGCAGGCGGGCGAAGAGATCTATCGCATCAGCCGCAATATTTCCGTCCAGCTGGACGAAGCCGAACAACTCATCGAGGCCCTGAAAGGCACCGAAGGTGGCAAACTGGTGGTGGCCGTGGCCAGCACGGTGCACTATTTCGCCATCCGCCTGCTGGCCGATTTCTGCCGCAGCTACCCCAAGGTCCAGGTCAGCTTCAAGGTGACCAACCGCAAGGGCCTGCTGCGGTTGCTGGAAGACAACGAGGCCGACATCGTGCTCATGGGCCAGCCGCCGGAAGACCAGGATCTGCTCGCCGAGCCATTCATGGAAAATCCCCTGGTGGTCATCGCCCCGCCCGACCATCCGCTGGCCGGGCGCCGAGACATCGCACTCGAGGAACTGAAGCACGAGACCTTTTTGATGCGGGAGCAGGGCTCAGGTACGCGGACTTCATTGGAGCGCTTCCTGGCGGAACAAGGTTTCAACATCGCCAACAGCATGGAAATGAACACCAACGGCGCCATCAAGCAGGGCGTCGAGGTCGGCCTGGGGCTGGGCATCGTGTCGGTGCATACCGTGGACAGGGAACTGGAAGACGGCCGGGTCATCATCCTGGACGTGCAATCGTTTCCCATCCTCCGGCAGTGGTACATCGTGCAGAGGGCCGGTAAGCGGCCATCCATCGTCAGCAAGGAGTTCGCCGACTTCGTGCGCAAGGAAGGCAGCCGCTTCGTCCGCGTTCACCTCGACGGCAATAAGCCGATGCTGAACGGTGAGCTCCCAGCCAGCTAG
- the tatB gene encoding Sec-independent protein translocase protein TatB, translating into MFDIGFWELVLVGLIALLVFGPERLPRVAREAALWIRKARSVVSSVKEEINHELDLQDIQQTMARQKRNLENELSERIELKQIARAAPKDTEGGDGQA; encoded by the coding sequence ATGTTTGATATCGGCTTCTGGGAATTGGTGCTGGTGGGCTTGATCGCGCTTTTGGTGTTCGGTCCCGAACGACTGCCGCGCGTGGCCCGCGAAGCCGCGTTATGGATCAGAAAAGCCCGTTCGGTGGTATCGTCCGTCAAGGAGGAAATCAACCATGAGCTGGATCTGCAAGACATCCAGCAAACCATGGCCAGGCAAAAGCGCAATCTGGAAAACGAATTGAGCGAACGCATAGAGCTCAAGCAGATCGCCCGCGCCGCGCCGAAAGACACGGAGGGTGGTGATGGCCAAGCCTGA
- the tatA gene encoding twin-arginine translocase TatA/TatE family subunit, translating into MGIGVWELLLIFLIVLVVFGTKRLRGIGGDLGSAIKSFRSAMSDGESKREDETTTEGQAKPENKSEA; encoded by the coding sequence ATGGGCATAGGCGTTTGGGAATTGCTACTCATCTTTTTGATCGTACTGGTCGTTTTCGGCACCAAACGTCTGCGCGGCATAGGCGGTGATCTGGGCAGCGCCATCAAGAGCTTTCGCAGCGCCATGAGCGACGGCGAGAGCAAGCGTGAGGACGAAACCACCACCGAAGGCCAAGCCAAACCCGAGAACAAAAGTGAGGCCTGA
- a CDS encoding EAL domain-containing protein yields MTLRVRTLVVAVLTWLACPPAMAQEHVTLQLKWRHAFQFAGYYMAQELGYYRQAGLDVEIREGGPDVDFVDEVLSGRADFATGSSGLVLDRNQGKPVVVLAVIFQHSPDVLIVPQHSNINTPKRLEGKRVMTSSSTPSITPMLLNASGSLDKFKLLEQTDDLDGLMAGRLEALAGYRTDQPFYFRQNGFPVTLLYPEHYGVDFYGDNLFTSERELREHPSRARAFRAASLRGWEYAMAHPAEAIAVIQKFDSTRSEPHLRFEYQVMRELLLPEFIELGHMHEARWRHIADTYVRQGQLERDYTLKNFLYEANPSIELSTFRKYTAAGVGLAAVGAITIVLLMTFNRRLKREIHERHQAEQRLRTSEHRLQEAQGIAHIGSWEVDLFSGQAIWSVETYKLLGYPPNSVAPTRENLLRAIHPEDRDKVVRQIEEAIVHPEGSCRIEFRVLLPDGETRVMDTRGRIAFDGQGEPVSLIATSLDITERKRFEQTLREQENYLRTIINHNPHCIKLLDHTGRLLDMNPAGLAMIEAGSLSEAQGRVLFGMVAEKDRPHVQAMVEAVFAGESRQLRFEIIGMKGTRRQLETHSVPLWNSPDRTQVRALLAVTRDITEQRRAEDRLRLSATVIESTREGVLVTDAELKIITVNRAFCEITGYSEGEILGRNPRALYSGRQNAPFYRQLWESVRDSGSWQGELWNRHKSGEDYPAWLSVNVVRDCDGNIANYVGVFSDISQLKQSQAQLEHLAHHDPLTQLPNRLLLTARMEHALERAERSRDSIAVLFLDLDRFKHINDSLGHNAGDFLLAQVSERLQAAVRREDTVARLGGDEFTVIMEELKHEEDAALLADKLIQTLSHPFWFEGRELFIGVSIGISIFPRDGVQVAQLLRNADAAMYHAKEEGRNTYRFYAEELTARAFEHVVLESQLRRAIEQDELTLHYQPQIDLRSGRLEGLEALVRWNHPEQGLVGPGRFIRIAEETGLIVPLGEWVLHAACSQGRAWLDEGLDFGYISVNVAGRQIQRGDLVAVVQKALADSGLPSPCLELEITESFVMKEAEQAIHLLHGIRALGVRLAIDDFGTGYSSLAYLRRLPFDKLKIDQSFVRDLAHDENDAAIARAIVALGHSLQFSVIAEGVETEAQRTRLLQDGCDQAQGYLFGRPVSALEIGHLLNVRADVGPVLEHMA; encoded by the coding sequence TTGACTTTGAGGGTGCGTACGCTCGTCGTTGCCGTACTGACATGGCTGGCCTGCCCGCCGGCCATGGCTCAGGAGCACGTGACGCTGCAACTGAAGTGGCGGCACGCGTTTCAGTTCGCCGGATATTACATGGCCCAGGAACTGGGGTATTACCGGCAGGCCGGGCTGGACGTAGAGATCAGGGAAGGTGGCCCGGACGTCGACTTCGTCGACGAAGTGCTCAGCGGGCGCGCCGACTTCGCCACCGGATCGAGCGGCCTGGTTCTGGACCGGAATCAGGGCAAGCCGGTGGTGGTGCTGGCGGTCATCTTCCAGCACTCGCCCGACGTGCTGATCGTGCCCCAGCATTCGAATATCAACACTCCCAAGCGCTTGGAAGGCAAGCGGGTGATGACCAGTAGCAGCACTCCTTCGATAACCCCCATGTTATTGAACGCCAGCGGCTCGCTGGACAAATTCAAGCTGCTGGAACAAACCGATGATCTGGACGGCTTGATGGCGGGACGGTTGGAGGCCCTGGCCGGCTACCGCACCGATCAACCCTTCTACTTCCGCCAGAACGGTTTCCCCGTCACCCTGCTGTATCCGGAACACTACGGCGTGGACTTCTACGGCGATAACCTGTTTACCAGCGAACGGGAGTTGCGCGAACATCCCAGCCGGGCACGCGCTTTCCGGGCGGCGAGCCTGCGCGGCTGGGAATACGCGATGGCCCACCCCGCCGAGGCGATCGCGGTCATCCAAAAATTCGACTCCACCCGCAGTGAGCCGCATTTGCGGTTCGAATATCAAGTCATGCGCGAACTCCTGTTGCCGGAGTTCATCGAGCTCGGTCACATGCATGAGGCCCGCTGGCGCCACATCGCGGACACCTATGTCCGCCAGGGCCAGCTCGAGCGCGACTACACGCTGAAAAACTTTCTTTACGAAGCCAATCCCAGCATCGAGCTGAGCACCTTCAGGAAATACACGGCCGCAGGCGTGGGTCTGGCGGCGGTCGGCGCCATCACCATCGTCCTGCTCATGACCTTCAACCGCCGGCTCAAGCGGGAGATCCACGAGCGCCATCAGGCCGAACAGCGCCTGCGGACGAGCGAACACCGATTGCAGGAAGCGCAGGGCATCGCGCATATCGGGAGCTGGGAGGTCGACCTGTTCAGCGGACAGGCGATCTGGTCGGTGGAAACTTATAAGCTGTTGGGTTATCCGCCGAATTCGGTAGCGCCCACCCGGGAGAATCTGTTGCGGGCGATCCATCCGGAAGATCGCGACAAAGTGGTTCGGCAAATCGAGGAAGCGATCGTGCACCCGGAAGGATCCTGCCGGATCGAGTTTCGCGTCCTCCTGCCCGACGGCGAAACTCGCGTGATGGATACGCGCGGGCGTATCGCTTTCGACGGGCAGGGAGAGCCCGTTTCGCTCATCGCCACCTCCTTGGATATCACCGAACGCAAGCGCTTCGAGCAAACCCTGCGTGAGCAGGAGAACTACCTGCGGACCATCATCAACCACAATCCTCATTGCATCAAACTGCTGGATCACACCGGCAGGTTGCTGGACATGAACCCGGCCGGCCTGGCCATGATCGAGGCCGGCAGCTTGAGTGAAGCTCAGGGCCGCGTACTCTTCGGCATGGTCGCAGAAAAAGACCGCCCTCACGTCCAGGCGATGGTAGAGGCCGTATTCGCGGGTGAGTCGAGGCAGCTGCGCTTCGAGATCATCGGCATGAAAGGGACCCGACGCCAGCTCGAAACCCACTCGGTGCCTTTGTGGAACTCACCCGACCGCACTCAGGTACGGGCCCTGCTCGCAGTCACGCGCGACATCACGGAGCAGCGGCGAGCGGAGGACAGGCTGCGCTTGTCCGCTACCGTCATCGAGAGTACGCGGGAAGGCGTCTTGGTTACCGATGCCGAGCTCAAGATCATCACCGTCAATCGCGCATTTTGCGAAATTACCGGTTACAGCGAAGGCGAAATCCTCGGACGCAATCCGCGGGCCCTTTATTCGGGACGGCAGAACGCGCCTTTTTATCGCCAGTTGTGGGAGTCCGTACGGGATTCCGGATCCTGGCAGGGCGAACTGTGGAACCGGCACAAGAGCGGGGAAGACTATCCCGCTTGGCTGAGTGTCAACGTGGTTAGGGACTGCGACGGCAACATCGCCAATTACGTCGGCGTATTTTCTGACATCAGCCAGCTCAAGCAGTCGCAGGCCCAGTTGGAGCACCTGGCGCATCACGATCCGCTGACCCAGTTGCCCAACCGCCTCCTGCTCACGGCCCGTATGGAGCACGCGCTGGAGCGCGCGGAGCGGTCGCGCGACAGCATCGCGGTGCTGTTTCTCGACCTGGATCGGTTCAAACACATCAACGACAGCCTGGGTCACAACGCCGGCGACTTCCTGTTGGCCCAGGTTTCGGAACGCCTGCAAGCGGCGGTGAGGCGCGAGGATACCGTGGCCCGGCTGGGCGGCGACGAATTCACCGTCATCATGGAAGAGCTCAAACACGAGGAGGATGCCGCCCTGCTCGCCGATAAGCTTATTCAGACACTGAGCCATCCCTTCTGGTTCGAGGGTCGCGAATTGTTCATCGGCGTCAGCATAGGGATCAGTATCTTTCCGCGCGACGGCGTTCAGGTGGCGCAGTTGCTCCGCAATGCGGACGCCGCGATGTATCATGCCAAGGAGGAGGGCCGCAACACCTACCGTTTTTATGCCGAGGAACTGACCGCGCGGGCATTCGAGCATGTGGTGCTGGAAAGCCAGTTGCGGCGTGCCATCGAGCAGGACGAGCTGACCTTGCATTACCAGCCCCAGATCGATTTGCGCAGCGGGCGTCTCGAGGGGCTGGAAGCCTTGGTGCGATGGAACCATCCCGAGCAAGGCCTGGTGGGTCCTGGACGATTCATCCGCATCGCCGAGGAAACCGGCCTGATCGTACCCTTGGGAGAATGGGTGTTGCACGCCGCATGCAGCCAAGGCCGGGCCTGGCTGGACGAGGGGCTGGATTTCGGCTACATCTCGGTCAACGTCGCCGGCCGCCAGATACAGCGCGGTGATCTGGTCGCCGTGGTGCAAAAGGCGCTGGCCGACTCGGGATTGCCGTCCCCCTGCCTGGAACTGGAGATCACCGAGAGTTTCGTGATGAAAGAGGCCGAACAGGCCATCCATTTGCTGCACGGCATACGGGCATTGGGTGTCCGGCTGGCCATCGACGATTTCGGCACCGGCTATTCGTCGCTGGCCTACCTGAGGCGCTTGCCCTTCGACAAGCTGAAGATCGACCAGAGCTTCGTCAGAGACCTCGCCCATGACGAAAACGATGCGGCGATTGCCCGCGCCATCGTCGCGCTGGGCCACAGCCTGCAGTTCTCGGTCATCGCCGAAGGCGTCGAAACCGAGGCGCAGCGGACGCGGCTGCTTCAGGACGGGTGCGATCAGGCCCAGGGTTACCTGTTCGGCCGTCCCGTCTCGGCCCTGGAGATCGGCCACCTCTTGAACGTCCGGGCCGACGTCGGCCCGGTTTTGGAGCACATGGCATGA
- the tatC gene encoding twin-arginine translocase subunit TatC, with protein sequence MAKPDIDVAEQPFIAHLIELRDRLLRAIVAVLILFIGLAYYANDIYSYLAGPLLKHMPAGSQMIAIEVASPFLTPFKLTAMVSVFLAIPYILYQGWAFVAPGLYRHERRLILPLLVASTFLFYGGMAFAYYVVFPLIFGFMTAAAPVGVTVMTDISQYLDFVLTIFFAFGISFEVPIATILLVWSGIVSREDMAEKRPYVIVGAFIIGMLLTPPDVVSQTLLSIPIWLLFELGLLFSRFFTRRAAEAEQQVLDQDREHIERLAPPADDL encoded by the coding sequence ATGGCCAAGCCTGATATCGATGTCGCGGAGCAGCCCTTCATCGCGCATCTGATCGAACTGCGCGACCGGCTGCTGAGGGCGATCGTCGCGGTACTCATCCTGTTCATCGGGCTGGCGTATTACGCAAACGACATTTACAGCTATTTGGCCGGCCCCCTGCTAAAGCACATGCCGGCCGGCTCGCAGATGATCGCCATCGAGGTGGCCTCGCCTTTCCTCACGCCGTTCAAATTAACGGCGATGGTGTCGGTGTTCCTGGCCATCCCCTATATCCTCTATCAAGGCTGGGCCTTCGTCGCGCCGGGTTTGTACCGGCATGAGCGGCGCCTGATCCTGCCGCTGCTGGTCGCCAGCACCTTCCTGTTCTACGGGGGCATGGCCTTCGCCTATTACGTGGTATTTCCCTTGATCTTCGGCTTCATGACCGCAGCGGCGCCCGTGGGGGTCACGGTCATGACGGATATCAGCCAATACCTGGATTTCGTGCTGACGATATTCTTCGCCTTCGGCATCTCTTTCGAGGTTCCCATCGCGACCATCCTGCTCGTCTGGTCGGGCATCGTGTCGCGTGAGGATATGGCCGAAAAAAGGCCTTATGTCATCGTGGGAGCCTTTATCATCGGTATGCTCCTGACGCCGCCCGACGTCGTTTCGCAAACCTTGCTGTCGATACCCATTTGGCTGCTGTTCGAGCTCGGTTTGCTGTTTTCGCGTTTCTTTACCCGGCGCGCCGCCGAGGCGGAGCAACAAGTTCTGGATCAAGACAGGGAACATATCGAACGTTTGGCCCCGCCCGCCGACGATCTCTGA
- a CDS encoding S-adenosyl-l-methionine hydroxide adenosyltransferase family protein, which produces MILLYTDFGAEGPYLGQVEAVLRRLASGVDIVNLLSNAPADPLPAGYLLDALAHTQPRGATFLCVVDPGVGGDRHAVVLEADGRRFVGPDNGLLNGVAARATDVRWHIIEWRPDKLSASFHGRDLFAPIAARIAQDDWAWAFRVWNGPDLRAWPADFYGIVYLDHYGNALTGLRYSAALEGQIVCVNNYRLTQAPTFCGVPEGKAFWYCNSMGLVEIAVNRGRADVLLGLKPGTMFTLDDTARGVSG; this is translated from the coding sequence ATGATCTTGTTGTACACCGATTTCGGTGCGGAAGGGCCTTACCTGGGTCAGGTCGAAGCCGTGCTACGGCGCCTGGCCTCCGGTGTGGATATCGTGAACCTGCTCAGCAACGCACCCGCCGACCCACTCCCCGCCGGTTATCTCCTGGACGCCTTGGCGCATACGCAGCCCCGCGGCGCGACCTTCCTCTGCGTGGTCGATCCAGGAGTCGGGGGCGACCGCCACGCGGTGGTGCTCGAGGCCGATGGGCGTCGTTTCGTGGGACCTGACAACGGCTTGCTCAACGGCGTGGCCGCGCGGGCGACCGATGTCCGGTGGCACATCATAGAATGGCGACCCGACAAACTTTCAGCCAGTTTTCACGGGCGCGATCTGTTTGCTCCCATCGCCGCCCGCATCGCCCAGGACGACTGGGCCTGGGCTTTCAGGGTCTGGAACGGTCCCGACCTGCGGGCCTGGCCGGCCGATTTTTACGGCATCGTTTACCTCGATCATTACGGCAACGCGCTCACCGGCCTGCGTTACTCGGCCGCTTTGGAGGGCCAAATCGTATGCGTGAACAATTACCGACTCACACAAGCCCCTACCTTCTGCGGCGTCCCGGAAGGCAAGGCTTTCTGGTACTGCAATTCGATGGGCCTGGTCGAAATCGCCGTTAATCGGGGCAGGGCCGATGTTCTTCTGGGGCTGAAACCAGGGACGATGTTCACCCTGGACGATACCGCACGCGGAGTGTCCGGTTGA